In Trichoderma breve strain T069 chromosome 4, whole genome shotgun sequence, the following proteins share a genomic window:
- a CDS encoding homodimerization domain of SGTA domain-containing protein produces the protein MAAQQTPKQRLALAICDFLTTSTTDGTLTAEDKDSIDVAINCIAESFKVDPSDDAAVKAAIGPQKLLDVFAVYEKLQAKDKAAASPAASPAAGASSSSPSAVPEPTEAQKKEAESLKSKGNAAMAQKDYAGAIDLYTQALGLHPSNAVFLSNRAAAHSAAKDHASARIDAEAAVAIDPSYTKAWSRLGLARFALGDPKGAMEAYRQGIEYEGNGGSEAMKKGFETAKRRVDELEADQAQDNLSRAGPGAGAGGMPDLSNLASMFGGGAGGGGGMPDLSSIMSNPMFANMAQSLMSNPDLMNNLMSNPRLRDMANQFSSGGGMPDLGSLMSDPNIAEMARNMMGGNGGAPGAPGSGGAGR, from the exons ATG GCCGCCCAACAGACTCCCAAGCAGCGCCTCGCGCTCGCCATCTGCGACTTCCTGACCACGTCAACGACGGACGGCACCCTCACCGCCGAGGACAAGGACTCCATCGACGTGGCCATCAACTGCATCGCCGAGTCCTTCAAGGTCGACCCCAGCGACGACGCCGCCGTAAAGGCCGCCATTGGCCCccagaagctgctcgacgTCTTCGCCGTCTACGAGAAGCTTCaggccaaggacaaggccgcCGCGTCCCCGGCCGCATCCCCGGCCGCTGgtgcatcttcatcctcaccCTCCGCCGTCCCTGAACCCACCGAAgcccagaagaaggaggccgagTCGCTCAAGTCAAAGGGCAACGCCGCCATGGCTCAGAAGGACTACGCCGGCGCCATCGACCTCTACACCCAGGCCCTCGGCCTACACCCCTCCAACGCCGTCTTCCTGTCCAAccgcgccgccgcccacTCCGCCGCAAAGGACCACGCCTCCGCCCGTATCGACGCCGaagccgccgtcgccatcgACCCCTCCTACACAAAGGCCTGGTCCCGCCTGGGCCTCGCCCGCTTCGCTCTGGGTGACCCCAAGGGCGCCATGGAAGCCTACCGCCAGGGCATCGAGTACGAGGGCAACGGCGGCTCcgaggccatgaagaaggGCTTCGAGACCGCCAAGCGCCGcgtcgacgagctcgaggccgACCAGGCCCAGGACAACCTCTCCCGCGCCGGCCCTGGCGCCGGAGCCGGCGGCATGCCCGACCTCAGCAACCTCGCTTCCATgttcggcggcggcgccggtggtggcggtggcatGCCCGACCTCAGCTCCATCATGAGCAACCCCATGTTCGCCAACATGGCCCAGAGCCTCATGAGCAACCCCGACCTGATGAACAACCTCATGAGCAACCCGCGCCTGCGTGACATGGCCAACCAGTTCAGCAGCGGAGGCGGCATGCCCGACCTCGGCTCTTTAATGTCCGACCCCAACATTGCCGAGAT GGCACGGAATATGATGGGTGGTAATGGAGGCGCTCCAGGCGCTCCCGGCTCTGGCGGTGCAGGACGGTAA
- a CDS encoding galactokinase galactose-binding signature domain-containing protein, giving the protein MSGPVPVAKSLEDIYPPTAIASEIPRWNNLLAKFEKEFGHPAEFISRSPGRVNIIGEHIDYSLYSVLPMAITADAIIAVSTKPAAADATTFKVSVRNVQDGKFAPGEFDVPIGSDVEIDSTKFEWTNYFKSGLRGALGLLYRKKGADFRPCDMEVLMDGNVPVGGGLSSSAAFVTASALAVMAANGESTVDKKELTELAIVSERAVGVNSGGMDQSASVFSEQGSATFVSFTPGLSARPVKFPPTRPELCFVIAQSFVTSNKHVTGPIHYNLRVVEVSFAAAYLHAVLNPPGTQLPEDAGPLGISLQGFHDTFFYHNGGSDYAAAKSLTKEEELRRLVEVTKETLTREDGYTREEIAAVLQMSVPELEQRFMARFPVRADRFKLRQRALHVFTEALRVLEFLTLLERPLHTGATDTTQFNEELGRLMNETQDSCRDLYECSCPELDDICRISRGAGAYSSRLTGAGWGGCSVHLVPADKVQAVKEALEQQYYAKMDLTDEQKEQAVVVSRPARGSAVYIVEGGQIR; this is encoded by the exons ATGTCTGGTCCTGTCCCAGTCGCAAAGTCCCTGGAGGACATCTACCCCCCAACTGCCATTGCATCAGAGATTCCGCGATGGAACAACCTGCTTGCCAAGTTTGAAAAGGAGTTTGGCCACCCGGCTGAATTCATCTCACGATCGCCCGGCAGAGTCAACATCATCGGCGAGCACATCGACTACTCGCTGTACTCGGTGCTGCCCATGGCCATCACCGCcgacgccatcatcgccgtctcGACAAAGCCCGCCGCCGCAGACGCAACGACGTTCAAGGTCTCCGTGCGCAACGTCCAGGACGGCAAGTTCGCCCCCGGGGAGTTTGACGTGCCGATCGGCAGCGACGTCGAGATTGATTCCACAAAGTTCGAGTGGACAAACTACTTCAAGAGCGGGCTCCGCGGCGCCCTGGGCCTCCTGTACCGCAAGAAAGGGGCCGACTTCCGCCCCTGCGACATGGAAGTGCTTATGGACGGCAACGTTCCCGTTGGCGGAGGGCTGAGCTCAAGCGCCGCCTTTGTCACCGCCAGTGCTCtggccgtcatggccgccaATGGCGAGAGCACAgtggacaagaaggagctgaCTGAGCTCGCCATCGTCAGCGAGCGAGCGGTTGGGGTCAACTCTGGAGG CATGGATCAATCTGCATCAGTCTTCTCGGAGCAAGGGTCCGCCACATTCGTGTCCTTCACCCCCGGCTTGTCTGCCCGGCCGGTCAAGTTCCCCCCAACCAGGCCCGAGCTGTGCTTCGTTATCGCGCAATCCTTTGTCACGTCCAATAAACATGTCACAGGACCCATCCACTACAACCTTCGTGTTGTCGAGGTCAGCTTTGCGGCTGCTTACCTTCACGCGGTGCTCAACCCACCCGGTACGCAGCTGCCAGAAGACGCAGGTCCTCTCGGCATTAGCCTCCAGGGATTCCACGACACCTTCTTCTACCACAACGGCGGGTCAGACTATGCCGCTGCTAAGAGCCTGActaaggaggaggagctgcgcaGGCTCGTCGAGGTGACCAAGGAGACGCTGACCCGGGAGGACGGCTACACGCGGGAGGAAATCGCCGCCGTCCTCCAGATGTCCGTGCCGGAGCTAGAGCAGCGCTTCATGGCCAGATTCCCCGTCCGCGCCGACCGGTTCAAGCTCAGGCAGCGAGCCCTGCACGTCTTCACCGAGGCGCTGCGAGTCCTCGAGTTCCTGACGCTGCTCGAGCGTCCCTTGCACACGGGCGCCACAGACACGACTCAGTTCAACGAGGAGCTCGGACGCCTCATGAACGAGACGCAGGACTCGTGCAGGGACCTGTACGAGTGCAGCTGCCCAGAGCTCGACGACATATGTCGCATCTCACGTGGCGCCGGGGCTTATAGCAGCAGGCTGACGGGAGCCGGGTGGGGAGGATGCAGCGTCCACCTCGTGCCGGCCGACAAGGTGcaggccgtcaaggaggcGCTGGAGCAGCAGTACTATGCCAAGATGGACCTGACGGACGAGCAGAAGGAGCAGGCTGTCGTGGTGAGCCGGCCCGCTCGAGGGAGCGCCGTCTATATAGTCGAGGGAGGCCAGATAAGGTGA